The Anaerolineales bacterium region CGGCGCCCACCAGGGCGCTGAGCGCCAGGGCGATGGCGTGCGGATCACGCACGGAGGCCAGGTCTACGCCGATCTCGTACACGGTGCGGTTGCCGGCCAGGATGTTGCCGTTGCGATCATAGATGATGCCGCGCGGTGGCTGGATGATGCCGCGCTCGCGGCTGTAGAACTCACTCTGGCGCAGGAAGACCTCAGCCTGCGGGCTGGTTTGGATGCTGAAGGTCTTGTAGAGGATCAGTACGCCGAAGATGGCAAAGAAGCCAGCCATCAGCAAATAGCGCCACATGTGCTCGCGCGGCATGGCTAGTAGCCCCCCAGCAGGCCGAAGCCGTACTCATCGAAGAGCTTGCCGACCCAATCCAACAGCGACTCGGTATAGGCCTCGGGCAGGCGCGGCACGCCGGCGAACTGGCCGCCGGAACGCGGGGCCAGTTGCAGGCTGGCGCGGCCGCGGTAGCCTTCCACCGTGAGGTAGGTGACGGCGCCCGGCTGCACCGGGGCGAAGCCGCTCTGCTGGGCACGTGCCTGCATGGCTTCGTTGGAGGTCAGCGAGGCGAGCTGGCTCTCCATGTTCTCGATCTGCTGCTGCAGGCGAATGCGCTCGTTCTGCAGGCTCTGCACGTGGCGGCCAATGGTGGAGGCGCGGGCCGTGACGTTTAAATACAAACCGGCCAGTAGCGCCAGAGCCGCTACGGCCGCTGCAAAGAAGCCTATCATTTGCATTTGGCGCCGCCAGGGGGTCTGGCTGTGCGCTTGTATATAGCTTTTGTTTCGCATGTTTGCGGCTGCCTCCTGCCTTGGCGGTGCCGCAGTTCCTGCGGTATCGCCATGCTTGCAAAACGGTGCAAAGCCTGTGCCTAATGGCACCTTGTTTCCTTAAAGTTTCTCGGCCACTCTCAAGCGGGCGCTGCGCGCCCGGGGGTTGGCCTGTATCTCTTCCTCGCCGGGCAGCACCGGCTTGCGGGTCAGCTCGCGCAGGCTGGCGATGTGCCCGCAGGTGCACACCGGCTGGCCGGGCGGGCAAATGCAATCCCGGCTCTCCTGGCGGAAGTACTGCTTGACCTGGCGGTCCTCCAGCGAGTGGAAGGAGATCACCGCCAGCCGCCCTCCCTGCTTGAGCGCCGCTACCGCCTGCGGCAGCACCGCTGCCAGCGAGTCGAGCTCGGCGTTGACGGCGATGCGCAGGGCCTGGAAGCTGCGCGTGGCCGGGTGCAACCCTGTGCGCTTGCCGCCTAGCGCCTTTGCCACCACCGCGGCCAGCTCGGTGCTGGTGTGCAGCGGGCGGGCGGCCACGATGGCGCGTGCCACTCGGCGTGACTGGCGCTCTTCGCCGTACTCGTACAGCAGATCGGCCAGCTCGCCTTCGGGCAGAGTATTGACCAGGTCGGCGGCGCTGCGGCCGGCGGCCGGGTTGAAGCGCATATCCAGTGGGCCTTCCTTTTGGAAGGAGAAGCCGCGCTCGGCCTGGTCAAACTGCATCGACGATGCGCCCAGGTCGAGCAGGATGCCATCCACCACGGGCCAGCCCAGCGCCGCCAGGTGCTGGGCCAGGTCTGCATACGAGCCCTGGCGGATGTGCGCCCTTTCACCGAAGGGCGCCAGCCGCTGGGTGGCGAGGGCCAGCGCGGTGGGGTCTACATCCAACCCCAGCAGCTGGCCGCCTGGGTGGCTGCCCTCCAGCAGCCCCCCAGCGTGCCCACCCGCCCCCAGCGTGCCATCTACGTATAGACCGCCGCTGCGGGGAGCTAATGCTTCGAGTGTTTCTTTGTAAAGTACGGAAAGATGCGCGGGCTGGCCGCGGCCATCTGCATTCATGCTAGTTTTTTGAAGTCAGGTCCACACCCGAGAAGCTGCCCGGGTCATCCTTCATGGCCTGGTCAATACGGCCACGGACTTTGGTCCAGGCCTCCTGCGGCCAGATCTCGAACTGGTCGCTGATACCGACCAGCTTGACCTCGGAGCCGAGCTTGAACTCATCCCGCAGGAACTGCGGGATGAGGATGCGACCGCTGCTGTCGGGCTCGACGCGCTCGGCCTGGCCGGTGATGACACGACGCAGGTCACGCACCTTAGGGTCAGTGAAGCTGAGCGCTTCGAGTTGGGTCACCATCGCTTTGAAGGACTCAGGCAGCATGACCACCAGGTTGCCATCCAGCCCGCGCGTGATGACCCCGCCCTGCGCAAGCAGCTGGCGGAAGCGGGCCGGCACCGTGAGGCGGCCCTTGTCATCGATGGAGTGAGAGTATTCGCCTAGAAACATAAGTTCTATTTGTGGGTTAATTGCAGAACGCCGGGATAGTTCCCGGCGCTCCACTTTATGCCACTTCGTCCCACAAGTCCCCACAGTATACGATATTTCGCCCATAATGCAAGCAATTGGTCCCACGAGGAGTTACTCCATTGGTACTAAGGGAAAATAAAAACGGGACGCTTATTGCGTCCCGTTGGTTTGTGATCAAGGCGAGTGTCTCTTAGCCTACATCACGCGTGCCGGGGCCGCGGCGGGCCATGTCGTACAGCTCCTGCTCGTAGGCATCCCGCAAGAGCGCAGGCATATTGGTGGTCTGGCCTGCGTGGCGGAAGGCAGCCTTCTCGGCCCAGATGCGCTGGACGATAAAGGGCACATCGCTCTGCAGGTCCTGCGTATCGTAGAACAGGCCCAGCCAGGGATGGCGCTGGCGGATATCCGCCAGCAGCTTGCGCGAGAGGCCGTTGCCTGAGTACGGGAACGAGAGGGTCACGCGCTCCTGGCCGGTGATGGCTTGGACTTCGCGGGCAGATGTGACGATCTCGCTCTCGATCTCAGCGTCGCTCAGAGTGGCCAGCTTGGCGTGGCGCACGGTGTGGGCGCCGATGGTGAAACCATCGGCGTGCAGGGCGCGCACCTGCTGGCGCGTCAGGTACGGGGTCCGTTCCTGCAAATACGCTTTGACGTCCACGCCCAGCATCTTGGCGGTCATATCGATCACGCCTTCTTCGGCGGCTTGCTGGGTCTTGATCCAGCGCTCAAAGCTGGCGGCATCAGAGAGGCTGAGCCCCAAGGCATTGTTGAGGCTGGTGAGCACCATCTTGGCCGCATCGCGCTCCAAGGTGCGCATCTGTTCGATGCATAGTGAGGTCTTGTTGCGATAGAACATGCTGGCATTGTCCAGCCAGCTAGTGGTGACGTAAAAAGTGCATGGAATGCGATGCTTGAGCAGCAAGGGACGCACCACGCTGTAGCATTCACTGAAGCCATCATCGAACGAGAGGTGCATGGCACGGCGCGGCAGGGGTTCACCATGCAGACGATGGGCTTCGATCTGGGCGTCGCTGACGAGAATGTAGTGTCGCTTGATGTACTCCAGCGCAGCCTCAAAACGGGCCACCGGCTCCGGGGCGTAGAGGTGCTGCACATGCGGCAGCACTTCATCCGATACGGAATGATAAAAGACGCCGACCACATCCCGTGGGAACAAAGCCTGATACGCGCCCAGTGGCAGCGCCCGCCCCACCCCACGCAGTAATTTGCCTGCCAGGCGCCTCATGTGAACACCATATCGCCGTCGGTGTAGTGCTGCGTGAACTCGCCGCTGGCGATCGCCTTTGCCAGCGGGCTGTTGCTGGCACGCGGGTGCAGCTGCAGCGTGCGCTGCAGGCGCAGCAACATCAACAGCCGCGCCAACGGATTGAGCGGCTTGGCCAGCTCGGCCGGACCTTCGATGATGCGCGCCCCGCGGCGAACGGCCGCCCACAGGGCGGTCGAGAGCAGGCGGCCGGGCGGCAAGGTGCTGTCCAGCACCTTGAGCACGCCGCGCCCGCGGATCTTTGAAAACTGCAGCAGCGCATACTCCTGCGCGGTGCCAACGCCAAAGATCTCAAAGCCAGAACGCCAATCGGTAAATTCGTAATCCTTCCAGGCCGTCTCGGATTGCCAGGGCGTGACCCAACGATGCTCCAGCATCCAGTTGAGCACGGCGGCATCTCGGTAGAAGCCCGTGCCGGCCGCGGGCGCGACGACAAACTCCATCGGCGGCTCGAACTTTTTACGCAGAGGCAGCTGCCACAGGCCCAGCGCGGCGATCAGATAAAAAACAGGCCGCAGCAGCCAGCCAATCAGAAACTCGAAGACACTATGAAAAAAAGCCATTAGCGGCTCGATACGGACGGGCTTGCCGAGCAAGGCGGCCAGCTTGCGCAGGCCGCGCAACAGCAGATTGATGGGGTTATAGCGGCCCAGCACATCAAAGTTGATGCGCACATACTCCATCGGGGCCACTTCCTGAAAACCGAACTTGGCGCTGACCCGGCGGGCCGGGGCGCTGCCCACGATGGCCAGATCGACATCCAGATCCAGGGCTGCCTGCATCAACTGCGAGCCGAGCCCCTTGCCCAGCATATCTTTGCTGACCGCCCAGGTAGTGAGCCAATGCATCCGGTGCAGTTGACCAGCATGGGCCAACTGCACGGCCATCAGCCCGAAGTAGCCCACCGGGCGCTCGCCCTGCAGGGCGAGCAGCAGGGCTACGTCTTCAGGCTCGGCGTGGGGGTTGTAGCTCATGGCGATGGCGCGGTGCGGCGTAATGGGGATGAATGCGCCACGCGGGGCGCGCTCGGCATAGCGTGCTGCCTTTTTTGGCAAGTCCTTGAGCGGGATGCGTTCAATGCGAATGGAGTCCATACAAGCCGTGATGATACCAAAACCCACTCACCCGCTTAGGAGTCTTTGTTTTTAACCACAGATGAACACAGATAAACGCAGATAAAAACCAGATTGCTTCGTCCGTTTGCAGCTTGCATTCCATGCAAGCTGCAATACGCCTCGCAATGACTGGCTTATTGCCAGTAACTCTTCACCACCTCAATCACCTGTGCGTGATAGCTGCGGCCAAACAGATTGAGGTGGTTAAGCAGATGGTACAGGTTATACAGGCTTAGCCGCTGGCGCCAGCCCGGCTCCAGCGGGCGTTCGGCTTCATAGGCCGCATAGAATTCGAGCGGGAAGCCGCCGAACAGCGCGGTCATGCCCAACTCGGCCTCGGCCCAGCCGTAGTGAGCGGCCGGGTCGATGAGTGCGGGCGCGCCGGCGCCATCCGTGATGGCGTTGCCCGCCCACAGGTCGCCATGCAGCAAGCTGGCCGGCTGCGCGGGAACCAGCTGCGGCAGCCTGGCCGCCAGACGTTGGATGGCGGCTACCTCGTCCGCATCCAGCAGGCCGTGGCTATGCGCAAGGCGGGCTTGGTAGCCCAGCCTGCGCACGGCGAAAAAGGCAAAGCCATCCGCCATCCAGCCGTTGGGCTGCGGCGTACTGCCAATGTAGTTGTCGTGGGCAAAGCCGAATTGCGGGCTGGTGTGCTGGTGTAGCTGCGCCAAGCCGCGGCCAAGCTGCTGCCAATAATCTGCGGCGCGGGTAGCCGGTTGCAGGTCTTCGAGCAGAAGCAAATCTTCGCCGACCAGGTGGACCTCAGGAACTCGCAGGGTTTGTGTGGCAGCCAAGGCCGCCAGCCCCTCAGCCTCACGGGCGAACATATCCGCCGGAGCTGCGAGTTTGTCTTTATAAAGAAGCGAGCGCCCGTCTGCGTGAGCAGATGGGCGCCGTTGTTGATACAGCCGCCCGCAGCCGGGCGGCTGGAAACGAGGCCGCCGTGACCGTTGGCGCTCAGCCAATCCTGCACGGCAACAGGTAGGCTCATTTGAGCTTCAGCTGGCCTGCTTCCAAGGCGCGCAACAGGCCACGCACGCTGCGGTCTACGATGTCGTAGACGGTCTCGAAACCCTGCGGGCCGTCGTACCAGGGGTCGGGCACGGCCACGGCGCCATCCGCATCCGGGTCAAAGCTGCGCATCAGGTGCACTTTGGCGCGCTGCTCCTCAGTACGGGCCAGGCTGAGCAGGTTGTTCATGTTCTCAAGATCCATAGCGATGATGAGGTCAAAGGCGTCCAGGTCCTGCGCTTTGACCTGTCGGGCGCGGCCATCGTACACAAAGCCGCGCCGCTGGGCGGTGCGGCGCATGCGCTCGTCCGGCCGCTCGCCGACATGGTAAGCGGCCGTGCCGGCCGAGTCGACCTCGTACTTGTTCCCTACCCCGGCCTCGTTGGCGACATGCTCGAAGAGCTTCTCGCCCAGCGGGCTACGGATGATGTTGCCGAGGCAGACGAAGAGGATGCGGGTGGGAGCGTCAGTCATGCGGCGATGATACCAAAGGGAATAAGGCAAGGATGAAGGCGGAAGGATGAAGCGAGAAGCACGGTGTTCTGTAATTGCGAGCCGCTTGCTTTCCTACAGAGAACCCTAGGTCATGAAAACCTGGTCGGCTTTTTATGACCTAAAGGATTCCTCCTCGGCTACGCCTCGTCGGAATGACTCTCTTACCCCTGTTTTCTCTGCTCCGCGTCCAGCACAGCCACAGCGGTCATGTTCACAATGTCCTGCACCTGGTCGCCGGTTTGCAGCACCTGGATGGGCGCGCCGAGGCCGAGCAGAATGGGGCCAATGGTGTGCGCGCCGCCCAGGCGGTTGAGCAGCTTGTAGCTCACATTGGCTGACTCCAACGAAGGGAAGACCAGCACGTTGGCATTCTTGACCTTGCTGAAGGGGTAGCGCTTCTCAATGATCTCGGGCACTACGGCGGTGTCCGCCTGCATCTCGCCATCGATCACCAGCTCCGGCGCCCGCGTCTGCACCAGCTCGACGGCCTTGCGCACCTTGAAGGATTGCGGGTGCGGTGTGGCGCCAAAGTTGGAGAACGAGAGCATGGCCACACGCGGCTCCAGGCCGATCTGGCGGGCAAAATCCGCCGCCAGGATGGCAATGTCGGCCAGATCCTCGGCGCTGGGGTCGATGTTCACGGTGGCATCCGTGAACAAGTACACGCGGCGCTCAATGATGAGGATGTAGACGCCACAGGCTTTGTTGACCCCGGGGGCGGTGTGGTGAATTTGCAGGGCCGGGCGGATCACTTCGGGATATTCAAAGGTGCGGCCAGAGATCATCGCGTCGGCATCGCCCATCTTGACCATCATAGCGGCAAAGGCGTTGCGGTCACGCAGCATCTTCTCCGCGCTGACCTGGGTTACACCGCTGCGTTGGCGCAGTTGGTAGTAGGCTTCGTAATAGGCTTCCATCTTGTCAAACTGGCGCAGATCCACAATCTCAGGCTTGTAATCCAGCCCCAGGTCGGCCAGCTGCTGCTCGATCACTTCGGGCCGGGCGATCAGGATGGGATGGGCAATGCCCTCGTCCTCCACCTGAGCCGCGGCGCGGATGATCTTGCTGTCCTCCCCTTCCGGGAAGACCACGCGGGTGCGCTGCTTGAGCTGCTTGGCCTTGTTGATGAAGTACTGGCGCACCTGCTGGCCGCGGCCCTGGCGCAACGCCAGCTCTTCACGATAAGCCTCCAGGTCCACCGGCTGCTGGGCCACGCCGGACTGCATGGCCGCTTCGGCCACGGCAGGCGCCTCCCACAGCAGCACGCGCGGATCGAACGGCTTGGGGATGATGTAATCCGGCCCAAACTTGAGGCTGTCGATGCCATAGGCACGCAGCACACTGTCGGGCACGTCCTCACGCGCCAGCGTCGCCAGCGAGCGGGCGGCGGCGATCTTCATTTCGTCGTTGATGGTGCGGGCGCGCACATCCAGCGCGCCACGGAAGATGGAGGGGAAGCCCAGTACGTTGTTGATCTGGTTGGGATAGTCTGAGCGGCCGGTGGCCACGATCGCGTCCGGCCGGGTTTGCTTGGCCAACTCGTAACCGATCTCTGGGTCAGGGTTGGCCATGGCGAAGATCAGCGGCTTCTTGGCCATGGTCTTGACCATTTCGGGGGTCAGCAGGCCGCCCACCGAGAGGCCGTAGAACACATCCGCGCCGTTCATGGCATCCGCCAGCGTGCGCGCCTTCGTGTCCACGGCCAGCTCTTCCTTATATGAGTTCATGCCTTCGGTGCGGCCTTTGTAGACCACGCCCTTGCTGTCCACCAGCAGCACATTCTCCGGCTTGGCGCCCAGCTTGATCGCCATGCGGGCGCAGGTCAGCGCCGAGGCGCCGGCGCCGGAGACCACGATCTTGACCTTCTCAATTTTCTTGCCCTGCAATTCCAGGCCGTTCAACAAGCCGGCGCTGGCGATGATGGCGGTGCCATGCTGGTCATCATGAAAGACGGGGATATCCAGCATTTCGATCAGGCGGCGCTCCACCTCAAAACATTCAGGGGCTTTGATGTCCTCCAGGTTGATGCCGCCAAACGTGGGCGCAATGCCGGCGATGATGCGCACCAACTCGTCTACATCGGTTGCGTTGACCTCGATGTCGAACACATCAATGTCGGCGAACTTCTTGAACAGCACGCCCTTGCCCTCCATCACAGGCTTGGAGGCCAGCGGCCCACGATCACCCAGGCCCAGGATGGCGGTGCCGTTCGAGATCACGGCTACCAGGTTACCCTTGGAGGTGTAGGTGTAGGCCAGGCTGGGGTCTTTTTCGATCTCCAGCACCGGCTCGGCTACGCCGGGCGAATAGGCCAGCGCGAGGTCACGCTGAGTGTCCAGCGGCTTGGTGGGCTGGACGGAGATCTTGCCAGGTTT contains the following coding sequences:
- the rsmH gene encoding 16S rRNA (cytosine(1402)-N(4))-methyltransferase RsmH; the protein is MNADGRGQPAHLSVLYKETLEALAPRSGGLYVDGTLGAGGHAGGLLEGSHPGGQLLGLDVDPTALALATQRLAPFGERAHIRQGSYADLAQHLAALGWPVVDGILLDLGASSMQFDQAERGFSFQKEGPLDMRFNPAAGRSAADLVNTLPEGELADLLYEYGEERQSRRVARAIVAARPLHTSTELAAVVAKALGGKRTGLHPATRSFQALRIAVNAELDSLAAVLPQAVAALKQGGRLAVISFHSLEDRQVKQYFRQESRDCICPPGQPVCTCGHIASLRELTRKPVLPGEEEIQANPRARSARLRVAEKL
- the mraZ gene encoding division/cell wall cluster transcriptional repressor MraZ — encoded protein: MFLGEYSHSIDDKGRLTVPARFRQLLAQGGVITRGLDGNLVVMLPESFKAMVTQLEALSFTDPKVRDLRRVITGQAERVEPDSSGRILIPQFLRDEFKLGSEVKLVGISDQFEIWPQEAWTKVRGRIDQAMKDDPGSFSGVDLTSKN
- a CDS encoding polysaccharide deacetylase family protein, with the protein product MRRLAGKLLRGVGRALPLGAYQALFPRDVVGVFYHSVSDEVLPHVQHLYAPEPVARFEAALEYIKRHYILVSDAQIEAHRLHGEPLPRRAMHLSFDDGFSECYSVVRPLLLKHRIPCTFYVTTSWLDNASMFYRNKTSLCIEQMRTLERDAAKMVLTSLNNALGLSLSDAASFERWIKTQQAAEEGVIDMTAKMLGVDVKAYLQERTPYLTRQQVRALHADGFTIGAHTVRHAKLATLSDAEIESEIVTSAREVQAITGQERVTLSFPYSGNGLSRKLLADIRQRHPWLGLFYDTQDLQSDVPFIVQRIWAEKAAFRHAGQTTNMPALLRDAYEQELYDMARRGPGTRDVG
- a CDS encoding GNAT family N-acetyltransferase produces the protein MDSIRIERIPLKDLPKKAARYAERAPRGAFIPITPHRAIAMSYNPHAEPEDVALLLALQGERPVGYFGLMAVQLAHAGQLHRMHWLTTWAVSKDMLGKGLGSQLMQAALDLDVDLAIVGSAPARRVSAKFGFQEVAPMEYVRINFDVLGRYNPINLLLRGLRKLAALLGKPVRIEPLMAFFHSVFEFLIGWLLRPVFYLIAALGLWQLPLRKKFEPPMEFVVAPAAGTGFYRDAAVLNWMLEHRWVTPWQSETAWKDYEFTDWRSGFEIFGVGTAQEYALLQFSKIRGRGVLKVLDSTLPPGRLLSTALWAAVRRGARIIEGPAELAKPLNPLARLLMLLRLQRTLQLHPRASNSPLAKAIASGEFTQHYTDGDMVFT
- a CDS encoding fructosamine kinase family protein, with translation MFAREAEGLAALAATQTLRVPEVHLVGEDLLLLEDLQPATRAADYWQQLGRGLAQLHQHTSPQFGFAHDNYIGSTPQPNGWMADGFAFFAVRRLGYQARLAHSHGLLDADEVAAIQRLAARLPQLVPAQPASLLHGDLWAGNAITDGAGAPALIDPAAHYGWAEAELGMTALFGGFPLEFYAAYEAERPLEPGWRQRLSLYNLYHLLNHLNLFGRSYHAQVIEVVKSYWQ
- a CDS encoding low molecular weight phosphotyrosine protein phosphatase, which gives rise to MTDAPTRILFVCLGNIIRSPLGEKLFEHVANEAGVGNKYEVDSAGTAAYHVGERPDERMRRTAQRRGFVYDGRARQVKAQDLDAFDLIIAMDLENMNNLLSLARTEEQRAKVHLMRSFDPDADGAVAVPDPWYDGPQGFETVYDIVDRSVRGLLRALEAGQLKLK
- a CDS encoding NADP-dependent malic enzyme; translated protein: MVVADLRQDALDYHHLNNKPGKISVQPTKPLDTQRDLALAYSPGVAEPVLEIEKDPSLAYTYTSKGNLVAVISNGTAILGLGDRGPLASKPVMEGKGVLFKKFADIDVFDIEVNATDVDELVRIIAGIAPTFGGINLEDIKAPECFEVERRLIEMLDIPVFHDDQHGTAIIASAGLLNGLELQGKKIEKVKIVVSGAGASALTCARMAIKLGAKPENVLLVDSKGVVYKGRTEGMNSYKEELAVDTKARTLADAMNGADVFYGLSVGGLLTPEMVKTMAKKPLIFAMANPDPEIGYELAKQTRPDAIVATGRSDYPNQINNVLGFPSIFRGALDVRARTINDEMKIAAARSLATLAREDVPDSVLRAYGIDSLKFGPDYIIPKPFDPRVLLWEAPAVAEAAMQSGVAQQPVDLEAYREELALRQGRGQQVRQYFINKAKQLKQRTRVVFPEGEDSKIIRAAAQVEDEGIAHPILIARPEVIEQQLADLGLDYKPEIVDLRQFDKMEAYYEAYYQLRQRSGVTQVSAEKMLRDRNAFAAMMVKMGDADAMISGRTFEYPEVIRPALQIHHTAPGVNKACGVYILIIERRVYLFTDATVNIDPSAEDLADIAILAADFARQIGLEPRVAMLSFSNFGATPHPQSFKVRKAVELVQTRAPELVIDGEMQADTAVVPEIIEKRYPFSKVKNANVLVFPSLESANVSYKLLNRLGGAHTIGPILLGLGAPIQVLQTGDQVQDIVNMTAVAVLDAEQRKQG